CACGAGCCGGCGGCGCGGCCGGTCCGGCCGGAAATGCCGGGGCGCTGCCGGTCGACCTCACCCTGCAGGAGCTGGAACGGCAGCACATCGTACGCGTGCTGGAGCACTGCGGCGGGAACCGGACGCGCGCCGCACGGATGCTCGGCGTTTCGCGCGTGGGCCTCTACAAGAAGCTTCGGCGACTCGGCATCGATCAGCGGCGCTGAGGGGCGGTGTTCTGCGAGGGCTGCTGTATCCGATTGCAGCGGCGTGTCCATTGTTAACGGCGGCGCATCCGGTCGCGAAATCCGTGGCGCGATGATTCTTCTGGCCATGGGCAGATGTTAACGATGTCATCATCGCTGCCGACGGCGGCGAGGCCCGATTCTCCGCTTTCGCCTGTGCCGCAACGGTTTTCTGACAGATCAGCACGCGGTACGCCTTTCGCACCTGTGCCACCGACAACTGTATCGTGAATCGGCGAACCGACGGTGGGCGGCGACGTGATCGGCAGGATCCTGGCAGGCGCGATTCTGGGGGCAGGGGTGCTCGTGTGCCCGGCGCTGGCGTCGGCTCAGCAGTCGGCGGCGGCGAGCGTCCGGATCGTGGTGGCCCCCGTGGACCGCGTCGGGTTCGAGCCGGAGCAGCAGCCCGGGACGAACCTGGCCGCCGGCCAGGAGCAGCGCGCGAGTGGCGGCCCATCGCTGGAAGATGCAGGTGTGCCGATGCCGTCGCCGTCGTTGGAAGCCGGGGTCGTCGTCCTATCGGCTGCGATGCGGCAGCGTGGCACAGATACGCCGGGCAGCGTCTGCCCCCGCGTGACGGCCCGCCCCGGCTTTCCGCCGCCGGTGCTGACAGTGACTCGTGAGCGAGTGGCCGTCCCGGCCGGGGAAGCCGCTTCGCTGGTCCCGGAGGTTCGGCGTTCAGCCGGTGCGGAGCCGGTCTCCGCGCCATCCGTGCGCAGTGGCGGGCCGGTCGAGGTGGTGACCTGCACGCTGATCGCGCCCTGAGCGTTCTGTCGCTCGCCATTGAAAGCAGCGCCCGGCGTCATCGGACGACGCCGGGCGCTGCTGTTTCTGGCCGACCCTGTCTCTGCTGACGACTACGGGCGCGCGCTCACCGGAAGCGCACGAGAGCGCTTGCCGTGGCGTGTGAGCCGACGTCCACGTTGAGGTAGCGGCACGTGCCCGCGTCGGCCCGGCTGGTTGCGGCCACGAAGACGTACTGCTGCTCGATCGGATCCCAGCGGATCCCCGTGTTGCTGTCCGCATACGTCGCCGTCAGGTCGCTCGACGCGACGGTCGCGCTGCACGCGAACGGAGCGCTCCAGGTGATCTCGAAGAGATCGCTCCGGTCGGGGACGACGGCGCCGCTGGAATCCCGCAGGTTCCACTTGAATGGAATGCGCTGACCGGCGCGGGCCGCGTTGGCCGTCGGCAGATTCTCGACCGGCGGATAGAACCCGTCGAAGGCAAAGGTCACGGTATACGCGCGGCTGGCACTCGACGTATTGCCCGCCTGGTCCTGCGCCTGGACGACCAGCTCGTGCGCGCCGAACGCGTCGGTCGGAAGCACGTCCCCATCAGCGGTGCTGCCCGTGCAGGTCGCCATTCCCGCCGTCGCGTCGCTGCACTGGAACGCAGCCGTCACCAGCTGGTCCCGGAAGAAATCCGGCGCAGGTTCGGCCGGGCTCGCGATGGCGATCACGGGAGCCGTTGCATCGTAGTGGAAGCCGAACATCGCAACGTCACTCGTGTTGCCTGCGACGTCCGTGCACGTGCCGCTCAGTGTGCCGTTTGCGGTGTCGGGCCCGTCGTAGCTCGCATCCGTGCAGACGGCGATGCCGCTGGTCGCATCGGCGCCGCTCCAGGCGACAGCGAACGGGGCATTGTACCAGCCACCGTGATCGGCCGACCGGTCCGGTGCAGCCGTGACTCCCGACGGCGGCGTCGCGTCGCGGCGAATCATCACGCTCTCCGTCGTCGTGCCGCCCGCGCTGGTCGCGGTGCAGGTGAACGTGATGCCATTCGTGTCCTGCACGACCACCCTGGTCTCACAGCCGTCGCTGGACTCGATGCTGGATTCCGCGTCGACAATGCTCCACGCGACCCCGACGTCGCTCACGTACCATCCGTCATTGCCGGATGTCCCCGTGATCTCGGCTTCGACCACCGGGGGCGTGAGATCCTGCGGTCCGTCGCAGGAGGTCGGTGCACTGGCGGGGTAGGGCGGCTCGGGCAGCACCGCACGCAGCTCGGCCGGCATGCGCGCGTAGATACGGCTGGCGTAGCGGGCGGTGTCGTGGTCGTCGAGGTTGCCGAGCGCAAAGATCGCCTGGAAAACAGTGGCCACCGACGCCAGATCCGCGAGGTCGAGCTGCGACACGATCGACGCCAGCTCCTCCGGCGTCGTCAGCAGCATCTCGGTGTCGTTCCGTCGCACCACGCACGCACCATTGTCGGGCACGATGTTGTTCAGCACGCTCACGTGCCTGTACGGCAGGAGCAGCGGCACGACCGGCGCGACGTGCGGCACGGGATCGCGGTCGTTCACCCATCGCTGCGAGCGTGCGCCGAAGGCGGCGTCGAACGTCGCGGCAATGTCCTCGCTGAAGACGCGCGGGGCGCCGTAGGTGTACACGCCGTCGACCGTGACGTCGTGCTCCGTGCGCAGCAGGTGCGCAGTCACGGTCGCGAGAGCGCCGCCCAGGCTGTGACCGGTGAGCCATACCTTTCTGCCGCCAGCGTTCTCGAGCTCCGCCGCGACCTGCTCGATGACCCGGCGCGAGCCGGCCTGAAAGCCATCGTGGACGCCGTTGATCATCACGAACGCGAGGTCGACGTAGATGTCGCGCAGCTCGAACTCGAGGGCGGCCGGGTCGGCTTCCGTGCCCCGGAAGATGACGAACACGGCGTCGTCGTTCTGCGCGATGATCACTTCCGTGTCCGTAAGGGGGTCCTCGATCATCCGGAAGGTGCCGAGTCCAAGGGGCGCAAAGTGCGCTTCGAATGCCGCGAGGAAGCCGGCATCGTCCGCCGCCCCCACGAGCGACACGTACGCGTAGTGGCTCAGCAGCGACAGCAGGTACGAGTTCGCCCACTCGTGGGAGGTGGCGTCCGCCACGAAGTGGTCGAAGGCGACGCTGCCCGGTTCCTCCGTCGCG
This genomic window from Longimicrobiales bacterium contains:
- a CDS encoding PxKF domain-containing protein, yielding MRITRWTGALLLTLGAVACRDSQSPTAPVQDLAPVAALATEEPGSVAFDHFVADATSHEWANSYLLSLLSHYAYVSLVGAADDAGFLAAFEAHFAPLGLGTFRMIEDPLTDTEVIIAQNDDAVFVIFRGTEADPAALEFELRDIYVDLAFVMINGVHDGFQAGSRRVIEQVAAELENAGGRKVWLTGHSLGGALATVTAHLLRTEHDVTVDGVYTYGAPRVFSEDIAATFDAAFGARSQRWVNDRDPVPHVAPVVPLLLPYRHVSVLNNIVPDNGACVVRRNDTEMLLTTPEELASIVSQLDLADLASVATVFQAIFALGNLDDHDTARYASRIYARMPAELRAVLPEPPYPASAPTSCDGPQDLTPPVVEAEITGTSGNDGWYVSDVGVAWSIVDAESSIESSDGCETRVVVQDTNGITFTCTATSAGGTTTESVMIRRDATPPSGVTAAPDRSADHGGWYNAPFAVAWSGADATSGIAVCTDASYDGPDTANGTLSGTCTDVAGNTSDVAMFGFHYDATAPVIAIASPAEPAPDFFRDQLVTAAFQCSDATAGMATCTGSTADGDVLPTDAFGAHELVVQAQDQAGNTSSASRAYTVTFAFDGFYPPVENLPTANAARAGQRIPFKWNLRDSSGAVVPDRSDLFEITWSAPFACSATVASSDLTATYADSNTGIRWDPIEQQYVFVAATSRADAGTCRYLNVDVGSHATASALVRFR